Proteins from a single region of Corynebacterium pseudogenitalium:
- the miaA gene encoding tRNA (adenosine(37)-N6)-dimethylallyltransferase MiaA, whose product MNKEIGHQPVAIVGPTASGKSSLSLALAHELDGEIVNVDSMQLYRGMDIGTAKLPLAERQGIPHHLLDIWEVTKTASVAEYQQRAVETVEEISNRGKLPILVGGSMLYMQSLVDAWQFPPTDPEVRGRYESLLKEIGIDRLHAQLAAVDPVAASIIEDRDPRRTVRALEVIELTGKPFQASQPPKNAPTRWGTRMIGLETTPEWLNPRIAQRTDAMFEQGLIDEIHRLVGQGLAKDSTAGRAIGYAQGLGVIDGHLTIDEACEDTKLRTRRYVRRQKSWFRRDKRITWIDAANYDVAELVAQLG is encoded by the coding sequence GTGAACAAGGAGATCGGACACCAACCAGTAGCAATCGTCGGCCCGACGGCTTCAGGTAAGTCCTCGCTGAGTCTCGCGCTTGCGCACGAACTCGATGGTGAGATTGTCAACGTTGACTCGATGCAGCTTTACCGCGGGATGGATATCGGCACTGCCAAATTACCTCTCGCGGAGCGACAAGGAATACCGCACCACCTGCTTGATATCTGGGAGGTTACGAAAACCGCCAGTGTCGCAGAGTATCAGCAACGAGCGGTGGAGACCGTTGAGGAGATCTCCAATCGAGGAAAGCTGCCGATTCTCGTTGGTGGGTCCATGCTGTACATGCAGTCACTTGTCGACGCTTGGCAGTTCCCGCCAACCGACCCCGAAGTCCGCGGGCGCTACGAGTCTCTATTGAAGGAAATCGGAATAGATCGCCTTCATGCGCAGCTAGCTGCAGTTGACCCTGTGGCGGCGTCGATAATTGAAGACCGTGACCCCCGGCGCACAGTGCGTGCACTCGAAGTCATTGAGCTTACTGGTAAGCCTTTTCAGGCATCTCAACCCCCCAAAAACGCCCCTACACGCTGGGGTACGCGCATGATTGGGCTGGAGACAACCCCAGAGTGGCTCAACCCGCGGATTGCGCAGCGTACTGATGCGATGTTCGAGCAGGGGCTCATCGATGAGATTCATCGGTTGGTGGGCCAGGGATTAGCGAAGGATTCGACTGCTGGCAGGGCTATCGGATACGCCCAAGGACTTGGAGTTATCGACGGCCACCTCACCATCGACGAAGCCTGCGAGGACACCAAACTGCGAACGCGGCGCTATGTGCGGCGTCAGAAATCCTGGTTTAGGCGCGACAAACGAATCACTTGGATTGACGCGGCGAACTATGACGTTGCGGAACTAGTAGCACAGCTTGGTTGA
- a CDS encoding DUF349 domain-containing protein, whose product MTSSTPKPQPPAGRPNPAAMPKQTPKPGPRPGAAQSVPSQRVVPLAHAQSSSANTDPSKFGRVDDAGNVFVTRDGVERQIASWQAGSPEEGLRHYGQRFDDLIVETEVLEARLTAHPEDAHTLHRSVTELKDSLKDVAAIGDFAALEARLEELLRKTEVAEHEAKELKQTRRANAIAKKESLAAEAEEIAEKSTDWKAAGDRIRAILEEWKTIRGIDRTTDDALWKRYSRARDAFNRRRGAHFAELDRNRATARRIKEDIIARAQAIQDSTDWNATARAYRSLMDEWKAAGRAPRGVDDELWAQFRSAQDHFFAARNAVNAERDREFEANAAAKDALIDEYDALITPEKGLGAARAKLRELQEKWDEIGFVPRNKVRTYEDKIARLEQRVADAEESRWRKADPEAQARVNQFQEKADHFLQQAQEAEAAGNSSKAAKLREQAEQWQEFANVAAKAVDEQ is encoded by the coding sequence ATGACTTCCTCGACTCCAAAGCCACAGCCACCAGCTGGACGTCCGAACCCGGCTGCCATGCCGAAGCAAACGCCGAAGCCCGGACCTCGTCCAGGTGCGGCACAGTCTGTTCCTTCACAGCGGGTTGTTCCACTCGCGCATGCTCAGTCGTCATCAGCGAACACTGATCCGTCGAAGTTCGGGCGCGTCGATGATGCCGGCAATGTTTTTGTCACCCGTGACGGCGTTGAGCGTCAGATCGCATCTTGGCAGGCCGGGTCTCCCGAGGAAGGACTTCGCCACTACGGGCAGCGTTTCGACGACCTCATCGTCGAAACTGAAGTCCTGGAGGCGCGACTCACTGCACACCCAGAGGACGCACACACTCTGCATCGCAGCGTGACTGAGCTGAAAGACTCGCTGAAAGACGTCGCCGCAATTGGCGACTTCGCAGCGCTCGAGGCACGCCTAGAAGAATTACTGCGCAAAACAGAGGTTGCGGAACACGAAGCAAAGGAACTCAAGCAGACCCGACGGGCTAACGCAATTGCCAAAAAGGAAAGTCTAGCGGCCGAGGCTGAGGAGATCGCCGAGAAGTCTACGGACTGGAAGGCTGCCGGGGACAGGATTCGAGCGATCCTCGAAGAATGGAAGACGATCCGCGGTATCGATCGCACAACCGACGACGCGCTCTGGAAGCGCTACTCGCGTGCACGCGATGCCTTCAATCGCCGTCGTGGGGCTCACTTCGCTGAGCTCGATAGGAATCGCGCAACGGCTCGTCGTATCAAGGAGGATATCATCGCCCGCGCGCAGGCAATCCAGGACTCAACGGATTGGAACGCCACCGCCCGTGCCTACCGCTCTCTGATGGATGAGTGGAAAGCAGCCGGACGCGCCCCACGTGGCGTCGACGATGAGCTGTGGGCACAGTTCCGCTCTGCTCAGGATCACTTCTTCGCCGCCCGCAACGCCGTAAACGCGGAGCGCGACCGCGAATTTGAAGCAAATGCTGCAGCTAAGGACGCACTTATAGATGAGTACGATGCGCTCATCACTCCAGAGAAGGGTCTAGGTGCGGCACGTGCCAAGCTGCGTGAGCTCCAGGAGAAGTGGGACGAAATTGGATTTGTGCCTCGCAACAAGGTCCGTACGTACGAAGACAAGATTGCTCGGCTGGAACAGCGCGTAGCGGATGCAGAGGAATCACGATGGCGCAAAGCAGACCCTGAGGCACAAGCGCGGGTGAATCAGTTCCAGGAGAAAGCTGATCACTTCCTGCAGCAGGCTCAGGAAGCTGAGGCAGCCGGGAATTCCTCCAAGGCGGCGAAGCTCCGTGAACAGGCTGAGCAGTGGCAGGAGTTTGCCAACGTCGCAGCGAAGGCCGTCGACGAGCAGTAG
- a CDS encoding GNAT family N-acetyltransferase, which translates to MIVGSADPSHAAVSSYAFSVTLAIQDITGEAHSGVSAAHLAKRLEGSEESLALLFALCSKPAPRSLGAFGYPVLTEDDLYDVEGWVLISLPLLEDVDVLEANVTIDASIAPLPGEEQPAHVWRSALALIDALSAELHRPIRQIWITEPLGAPEHPFLRADGYTPAHCERQAIINADAIVAPDQNDRCDVIEDMAFDPTDLPSFLATLQESAAKYPRGSLSLEPVQWSASRLQDAAARLKDRGGSQITAIARDVSGKPVGLAEVAKFENDADSVAEIGLVYVREASRGLGLGKRALASAISAALSIWPQTKQIYASYPNPQPGASHILDHYAPTGISQATAWQKGVPKLDS; encoded by the coding sequence TTGATCGTAGGGAGTGCCGACCCGTCACACGCCGCAGTCTCCTCCTACGCATTCTCAGTCACGCTTGCTATCCAGGACATTACGGGAGAAGCGCACTCCGGAGTGAGTGCAGCCCATCTCGCGAAACGCCTGGAGGGATCCGAAGAATCGTTAGCGCTTCTCTTCGCGCTGTGTAGCAAACCAGCGCCACGGTCCCTTGGAGCGTTCGGTTACCCAGTGCTGACTGAGGATGATCTGTACGACGTCGAAGGCTGGGTGCTCATATCGCTTCCTCTACTTGAGGACGTCGATGTGTTAGAAGCGAACGTCACTATCGACGCCTCCATCGCTCCTCTTCCCGGGGAGGAGCAGCCGGCGCACGTGTGGCGAAGTGCGCTCGCGCTGATTGACGCGCTTTCTGCAGAGTTGCACCGTCCCATCCGTCAGATTTGGATCACGGAGCCATTGGGGGCACCGGAGCACCCATTCCTTCGCGCTGACGGCTACACGCCGGCGCACTGTGAGCGACAGGCAATTATCAACGCGGACGCTATCGTGGCGCCTGACCAGAATGATAGGTGCGACGTGATTGAAGACATGGCATTCGACCCTACTGATCTGCCCTCCTTCTTAGCTACTCTCCAGGAGTCCGCAGCGAAATACCCTCGTGGTTCACTATCGCTCGAGCCTGTCCAGTGGTCTGCGTCCCGTCTTCAGGACGCTGCTGCACGTCTCAAGGACCGCGGCGGTTCCCAGATCACCGCCATTGCCCGTGATGTCTCAGGGAAACCGGTCGGGCTTGCAGAGGTAGCAAAATTCGAGAATGACGCAGATTCTGTTGCAGAAATCGGGCTGGTGTACGTACGGGAGGCAAGCCGGGGACTCGGTTTAGGCAAGCGCGCCTTGGCTTCTGCGATATCAGCCGCGCTCTCGATTTGGCCACAAACGAAGCAGATCTACGCTTCTTATCCCAACCCGCAGCCGGGTGCGAGCCACATTCTCGACCACTATGCCCCAACCGGGATAAGCCAGGCGACGGCCTGGCAGAAGGGCGTACCAAAGCTCGATAGCTAG
- the miaB gene encoding tRNA (N6-isopentenyl adenosine(37)-C2)-methylthiotransferase MiaB yields MFSRACVGPRNQPGKANQMAASRTYEVRTFGCQMNVHDSERLSGLLEDSGYVAVEDGQAPDLIVFNTCAVRENADKRLYGTLGHLKKVKESQPDLQIAVGGCLAQKDKDHVIQRAPWVDAVFGTHNMGSLPVLLERARVQGEAQVEIAEALEVFPSVLPAKRESSYAGWVSVSVGCNNTCTFCIVPSLRGKEVDRRPGDILAEVQALVDQGVLEVTLLGQNVNAYGVHFVDEEMERDRSAFSKLLRACGEIEGLERVRFTSPHPAEFTSDVIDAMAETPNVCPQLHMPLQSGSDKVLKDMRRSYRSKKFLGILDEVREKLPEASITTDIIVGFPGETEEDFQATLDVVEKARFTSAYTFQYSPRPGTPAAEMENQVPKAVVQERFERLLELQERISLEENEKLIGSVQELLVQQDEGRKHETTHRMSGRARDGRLVHFAVDEANRSAIRPGDIVTARITEAKSYFLIADSGVLSHRRTLAGDHAEAGEVPTTAPVGVGLGIPTVARPDIVPVTNVSNTGCCTTPEA; encoded by the coding sequence ATGTTCAGCCGTGCCTGCGTAGGCCCGCGTAATCAACCAGGAAAGGCGAACCAGATGGCTGCATCAAGGACATACGAAGTACGAACCTTCGGATGCCAAATGAACGTTCATGATTCGGAGCGGTTGTCGGGTCTGCTGGAAGATTCGGGGTACGTGGCAGTTGAAGATGGGCAGGCCCCAGACCTCATCGTTTTCAACACCTGTGCCGTGCGTGAAAACGCAGACAAGCGTTTGTACGGAACGCTTGGACATTTGAAAAAGGTTAAGGAATCGCAGCCTGATTTGCAGATTGCGGTTGGTGGATGTCTGGCGCAGAAAGACAAAGACCACGTTATCCAGAGAGCACCGTGGGTAGACGCGGTCTTCGGGACCCACAATATGGGCTCACTGCCGGTACTGCTGGAACGTGCACGAGTACAGGGCGAGGCGCAAGTTGAAATTGCAGAAGCGCTCGAAGTATTTCCTTCTGTTCTTCCAGCGAAACGTGAAAGTAGCTATGCGGGCTGGGTTTCGGTGTCTGTCGGGTGCAATAATACGTGTACATTCTGTATCGTTCCGAGTCTGCGTGGCAAAGAAGTTGATCGCCGTCCGGGCGATATCCTCGCCGAGGTACAGGCGCTCGTGGATCAAGGCGTCTTAGAAGTCACTTTGCTTGGCCAAAACGTCAATGCTTACGGTGTGCATTTCGTTGACGAGGAAATGGAGCGAGATAGGTCCGCGTTTTCAAAACTGCTACGAGCGTGTGGCGAGATCGAAGGCCTCGAGCGTGTTCGCTTCACCTCCCCGCACCCCGCAGAGTTTACATCTGACGTCATCGACGCAATGGCAGAAACCCCGAACGTTTGCCCGCAGCTACATATGCCGTTGCAGTCGGGGTCTGACAAAGTACTCAAGGACATGCGCCGTTCGTACCGATCCAAGAAGTTTTTAGGCATTTTGGATGAGGTCCGTGAGAAGCTTCCTGAGGCTTCGATCACCACCGATATCATTGTCGGATTCCCAGGCGAGACGGAAGAAGACTTCCAGGCAACGCTTGATGTAGTTGAGAAGGCACGATTCACGTCCGCCTATACATTCCAGTACTCACCGCGCCCTGGGACCCCGGCGGCTGAAATGGAAAACCAGGTTCCGAAAGCTGTGGTGCAGGAGCGGTTCGAACGACTGCTTGAACTCCAGGAACGAATCAGCCTGGAAGAGAATGAAAAGCTCATTGGATCTGTGCAAGAACTCCTTGTTCAGCAGGACGAAGGTCGAAAGCACGAGACGACTCACAGAATGTCAGGACGCGCTCGCGACGGCAGGCTCGTGCACTTTGCTGTCGATGAGGCCAATCGATCTGCCATCCGTCCGGGTGACATTGTTACCGCTCGTATCACCGAAGCAAAGTCATATTTTCTGATCGCGGATTCTGGTGTGCTTTCACACCGACGCACACTCGCGGGTGATCACGCTGAGGCAGGCGAGGTACCAACGACTGCACCTGTTGGGGTGGGACTTGGAATTCCTACGGTTGCACGTCCAGACATCGTTCCAGTGACTAACGTAAGCAACACTGGCTGCTGCACGACTCCTGAAGCGTAA
- the recX gene encoding recombination regulator RecX: protein MATPDPEKIQRLQDALAEWEATGGNGELFNYEREEALAPVRRRALRLLDQRPRSEHELRERLVKAEFPAPLVDEVLASLRASSLLDDRRFAHEWVRQRAKRRGKSRSFLDRELREKGVSETDRRAALAQISDEDQHAIAEALAEKKAREVKTPPAGHAEYTRALRRVVGVLARRGFPQGMCMSIARTALDTRVESLRETS from the coding sequence GTGGCAACACCAGATCCGGAAAAGATTCAACGCCTGCAGGACGCACTTGCCGAATGGGAAGCTACCGGTGGGAATGGAGAACTCTTCAACTACGAACGTGAAGAAGCCCTCGCTCCAGTACGGCGGCGTGCATTAAGGTTGCTGGATCAGCGACCGCGATCAGAGCATGAACTCAGGGAGCGTCTTGTCAAGGCTGAGTTCCCAGCGCCTCTCGTTGATGAGGTACTGGCGTCTCTTCGCGCGTCCTCGCTTCTCGACGATCGGCGCTTCGCCCATGAATGGGTTCGACAGCGGGCGAAACGTCGAGGAAAGTCGAGAAGCTTTCTGGACCGCGAGCTCAGGGAAAAAGGAGTCTCAGAAACAGATCGGCGCGCCGCGCTCGCACAAATCAGTGACGAGGACCAACACGCAATTGCTGAAGCCCTCGCGGAAAAGAAGGCGCGAGAAGTGAAAACACCACCAGCGGGGCACGCGGAGTACACCCGCGCGCTGCGCAGGGTTGTCGGAGTGCTGGCGCGTCGAGGCTTTCCACAAGGTATGTGCATGTCTATCGCAAGAACTGCACTAGATACAAGGGTTGAATCACTTCGAGAGACTTCCTAG
- the recA gene encoding recombinase RecA, translating into MAAKKKTASAAKDRQNALDAALAMIEKDYGKGAVMRLGDENRPPIQSISSGNTAIDVALGIGGWPRGRIVEIYGPESSGKTTVALHAIASAQRAGGIAAFIDAEHALDPDYARKLGVDTDNLLVSQPDTGEQALEIADMLVRSGAIDIIVIDSVAALTPKAEIEGEMGDSHVGLQARLMSQALRKMTGALYNSGTTAIFINQLREKIGVMFGSPETTTGGKALKFYSSVRCDVRRIQTLKDGQDSIGNRTRLKVVKNKVSPPFKIAEFDIMYGEGISRESSIIDMGVENGFVKKSGSWFTYEGDQLGQGKEKARNFLKENPDLADEIEQKIFRALGVGEFADDDALTDDPVDMVPNIDFDDEEEPAKAK; encoded by the coding sequence ATGGCTGCGAAAAAGAAAACCGCATCAGCCGCGAAAGATCGCCAGAATGCGCTAGATGCTGCACTCGCAATGATCGAGAAGGATTATGGCAAGGGGGCTGTGATGCGTCTCGGTGATGAGAACAGGCCTCCAATTCAGTCGATTTCATCTGGGAATACGGCTATTGACGTCGCTCTGGGGATCGGTGGGTGGCCACGCGGCCGCATCGTTGAGATTTACGGACCTGAGTCTTCCGGTAAGACAACTGTTGCGCTTCACGCCATCGCTTCCGCGCAGCGGGCCGGCGGAATCGCAGCTTTTATCGACGCCGAGCATGCTCTGGACCCGGATTATGCCCGCAAGCTGGGCGTCGATACTGATAACTTGCTCGTTTCTCAGCCAGATACAGGGGAGCAAGCACTGGAGATCGCGGACATGCTTGTCCGATCTGGCGCGATTGACATCATCGTCATTGACTCGGTTGCCGCACTGACGCCTAAGGCTGAAATTGAAGGTGAGATGGGTGACTCTCACGTTGGCCTCCAGGCTCGGTTGATGTCGCAGGCACTGCGGAAGATGACAGGTGCGCTGTACAACTCCGGCACTACAGCGATTTTTATTAACCAGCTGCGTGAGAAGATCGGCGTCATGTTCGGTTCACCCGAGACAACTACGGGCGGTAAAGCGCTGAAGTTCTACTCCTCGGTTCGTTGTGATGTCCGACGTATCCAGACGTTGAAGGACGGACAGGATTCCATCGGAAACCGAACCCGCCTCAAAGTAGTGAAGAACAAGGTTTCGCCACCATTCAAGATCGCAGAGTTTGACATTATGTACGGAGAGGGCATCTCTCGGGAATCGTCCATTATTGACATGGGCGTAGAGAACGGCTTCGTGAAGAAGTCAGGTTCCTGGTTTACCTACGAAGGCGATCAACTTGGACAGGGCAAGGAAAAGGCGCGCAATTTCCTGAAGGAGAACCCGGACCTTGCGGACGAGATCGAGCAAAAGATTTTCCGTGCATTGGGGGTTGGCGAATTTGCCGATGATGATGCGCTGACTGATGACCCAGTAGACATGGTGCCAAACATTGACTTCGACGACGAGGAAGAGCCAGCGAAGGCGAAGTAA
- a CDS encoding DUF3046 domain-containing protein, which produces MRLTEFHQLVQDEFGSDRASWIIEAQLLPRHGCTAAEVIENGGDLRQAWDELCDAFDVPEARRLGVDRPGF; this is translated from the coding sequence ATGCGATTAACGGAGTTTCACCAACTCGTCCAGGATGAATTTGGGTCTGATCGGGCGTCATGGATTATTGAGGCGCAACTTTTGCCTCGTCATGGGTGTACCGCCGCAGAGGTTATCGAAAATGGAGGCGATTTGCGTCAAGCCTGGGACGAACTTTGTGACGCCTTTGATGTTCCAGAGGCGCGTCGCCTTGGCGTAGATCGGCCGGGTTTCTAG
- a CDS encoding biotin transporter BioY, producing the protein MSKSIPQSKIEAQDLAYIAVFAAVIIVLGFVSIPVGAAGVPIVMQNAACILAALVLGPKRGTYTVLLFLLIGLALPVLAGGRTVVYALGSPTIGYLVGYIASAFVAGLIAYRASSKSSFVNIALLLGAGFAGLFLQYFFGVFGLMARANMTFGAAWAAQLPFVIPDTAKVLVIVFIAFAVRAALPSLRRA; encoded by the coding sequence ATGTCAAAAAGCATTCCGCAATCAAAGATTGAAGCCCAAGACCTCGCATACATCGCCGTGTTCGCGGCGGTGATCATCGTACTCGGGTTTGTCTCTATTCCAGTCGGCGCTGCCGGCGTTCCAATCGTCATGCAGAACGCTGCTTGTATTCTCGCGGCGCTCGTGCTCGGCCCTAAACGGGGAACCTACACAGTGCTATTGTTCCTCCTCATCGGACTTGCTCTTCCCGTTCTCGCAGGTGGACGCACCGTCGTCTATGCCCTGGGAAGCCCTACAATCGGATATCTGGTTGGCTACATCGCAAGCGCATTTGTTGCAGGTCTCATCGCCTACCGCGCTTCCAGCAAGAGCTCTTTCGTGAATATCGCCCTCCTTCTTGGAGCCGGGTTCGCTGGCCTGTTCCTGCAGTACTTCTTTGGGGTGTTTGGATTGATGGCACGCGCAAACATGACCTTTGGCGCTGCATGGGCAGCACAGCTACCGTTTGTCATCCCTGACACCGCCAAGGTGCTAGTGATTGTGTTCATCGCATTCGCAGTTCGCGCTGCACTCCCCTCACTCCGTCGCGCATAA
- a CDS encoding energy-coupling factor ABC transporter ATP-binding protein, producing MPQISFNDVSVVRNDNTLLQPFSLTLQEHRIGIIGSNGSGKSTLVRLINGLEEPSTGEVFYDGISLATRSSEVRRRVGFVFSDAESQIVMPQVHDDVAFSLKKFKLSKAEKEQRVDEVLERFKLLHKAEQSPHTLSGGEKQLLALAAVLVTEPTTIIADEPTTLLDLRNRRRIIAELNSLDQQTIVVTHDLELLSDFDRVICVNDGVIAYDGTPADTIQFYTQLMEPNSED from the coding sequence ATGCCGCAGATCAGCTTCAACGACGTGAGCGTCGTACGTAATGACAACACACTGCTCCAACCATTTTCACTTACGTTGCAGGAACATCGGATCGGCATCATTGGCTCGAACGGTTCTGGTAAGTCAACGCTCGTCCGGCTTATCAATGGGCTCGAAGAGCCGAGCACAGGCGAGGTATTCTACGACGGGATTTCGCTTGCAACTCGTAGCTCTGAAGTCCGCCGACGTGTCGGGTTCGTGTTCTCCGACGCAGAAAGCCAGATTGTCATGCCCCAAGTCCACGATGACGTGGCGTTTTCATTGAAGAAGTTCAAGCTCTCTAAGGCAGAGAAAGAGCAACGCGTCGATGAGGTACTGGAACGCTTCAAACTCTTGCACAAGGCAGAACAATCACCTCATACGCTCTCTGGCGGTGAAAAACAGCTTCTCGCGCTGGCCGCGGTACTGGTGACTGAACCGACCACCATCATCGCAGACGAGCCAACAACATTGCTTGACCTGCGAAACCGTCGGCGAATAATCGCTGAATTGAACTCGCTTGATCAACAAACAATCGTGGTGACCCATGATCTAGAGCTACTCAGTGACTTCGACCGAGTAATTTGTGTCAACGACGGCGTCATTGCATACGACGGCACACCAGCAGACACGATTCAGTTCTACACTCAGCTAATGGAGCCGAACAGTGAAGATTGA
- a CDS encoding energy-coupling factor transporter transmembrane component T family protein, producing the protein MKIDSLPMGVYIPGKTLLHRMSPKKKFVLLILYILIATNFGRTFPIALALLGLIFVLYIVARIPIRIVANQLVPILPLLAMLGAFLVWQNGIGLAGVTLITLFATILAANLLTLTTTVEALLVSLEEGLKPLGRFGISTEKISLAIALTLRLIPLILQTSQEVLDARKARGLGFSPLAFGVPLIVRSIRRAEQIGDALVARGALD; encoded by the coding sequence GTGAAGATTGACTCGCTACCAATGGGCGTGTACATCCCAGGCAAAACGCTGCTCCACCGTATGAGCCCAAAGAAGAAATTCGTACTGCTCATACTGTATATCCTCATAGCGACCAACTTCGGGCGTACGTTCCCAATCGCGCTCGCGTTGCTAGGCTTGATCTTCGTTCTGTACATCGTGGCAAGAATTCCGATCCGAATCGTTGCCAATCAGCTCGTGCCAATTCTTCCCTTGCTCGCAATGCTGGGCGCTTTCCTTGTTTGGCAAAATGGCATCGGACTTGCTGGCGTCACGCTGATTACGTTGTTCGCAACGATTCTCGCCGCAAACCTTCTTACTCTGACCACAACAGTTGAAGCGCTCCTTGTATCGCTCGAGGAGGGCCTCAAACCGCTCGGCCGTTTCGGAATATCAACTGAGAAAATCAGCCTCGCCATCGCCCTCACGCTCCGTCTCATTCCGCTCATCTTGCAGACGTCGCAGGAAGTTCTCGACGCCCGCAAGGCCCGAGGACTGGGATTTTCTCCCCTCGCGTTTGGCGTACCGCTCATCGTGCGAAGTATCCGAAGGGCGGAACAGATCGGCGATGCACTTGTCGCTCGTGGCGCGCTCGACTAA
- a CDS encoding PspA/IM30 family protein: MANPFSKFWNYLMALFDNKIEENADPKIQIEQAISEAQRQHQALSQQAAAVIGNQRQLEMQLNRRLEEVEKLQANARQALQLADKSRSNGDAQKATEYENAAEAFAAQLVTAEQGVEDTKALHDQALQQAAQAKQAVERNAAHLQQQVAERSKLLSQLEQAKMQEKVSETMRSMNSLTASGPNLDQVRDKIERRYANALGAAELAENSIQGRMAEVEQAGIQMAGHSRLEQIRAEMSGELTSGKEQQSIEQGKTGAPQASEDAVARRMRELRGEA; encoded by the coding sequence ATGGCAAACCCGTTTTCAAAATTCTGGAACTACCTGATGGCACTTTTCGACAACAAGATCGAGGAGAATGCTGATCCAAAGATCCAGATTGAGCAAGCAATTTCCGAGGCTCAGCGCCAGCACCAGGCGCTTTCGCAGCAGGCAGCCGCCGTTATCGGTAACCAGCGTCAGCTGGAAATGCAGCTGAATCGTCGCTTGGAGGAAGTCGAGAAACTTCAAGCGAACGCTCGCCAGGCGCTCCAATTAGCAGATAAGTCCCGCTCCAACGGTGACGCACAGAAGGCGACCGAGTATGAGAACGCTGCTGAGGCGTTCGCGGCGCAGCTTGTTACCGCAGAGCAGGGCGTTGAAGACACGAAGGCGCTGCACGACCAGGCACTCCAGCAGGCAGCACAGGCAAAGCAAGCTGTGGAGCGCAACGCGGCACACCTGCAACAGCAGGTCGCTGAGCGCTCGAAGTTGCTGTCGCAGCTTGAGCAGGCCAAGATGCAGGAGAAGGTTTCCGAGACCATGCGCTCGATGAACTCGTTGACCGCCTCCGGCCCGAACTTGGACCAGGTTCGCGACAAGATTGAGCGCCGCTACGCGAACGCACTGGGTGCTGCAGAGCTCGCGGAGAACTCGATCCAAGGCCGCATGGCTGAGGTGGAGCAGGCTGGAATCCAGATGGCAGGCCACAGTCGGCTCGAGCAGATTCGCGCAGAGATGTCTGGCGAGTTGACCTCGGGAAAGGAACAGCAGTCGATTGAGCAGGGCAAGACCGGCGCCCCGCAAGCAAGTGAGGACGCCGTCGCACGTCGGATGCGTGAGCTCCGCGGCGAAGCCTAA
- a CDS encoding helix-turn-helix domain-containing protein — protein sequence MTTTLLIDTPLEPSFDAQDEVAFPFRESGTRQKEPLLREALGMSLRAFRADKGVTLRSLAAQARVSSGYLSELERGRKEVSSELLASICEALDTTVSEVVLEAVANLSLQSMNDEFATADAIHA from the coding sequence AATCGATACGCCGCTTGAGCCCTCGTTCGATGCACAGGATGAGGTCGCTTTTCCATTTCGCGAGTCTGGAACCCGCCAGAAAGAACCGCTGCTGAGAGAGGCGCTAGGAATGTCACTGCGAGCTTTCCGGGCGGATAAAGGCGTGACGTTGCGATCTCTTGCTGCTCAAGCCCGCGTTTCTTCTGGTTACCTCTCTGAGCTGGAGCGTGGGCGCAAGGAAGTTTCCTCAGAGCTGCTCGCATCGATTTGCGAAGCACTGGACACAACGGTTTCAGAAGTTGTTCTCGAGGCTGTTGCGAACCTTTCACTGCAATCGATGAACGATGAATTCGCTACGGCTGATGCGATTCACGCATAG